In a single window of the Gossypium hirsutum isolate 1008001.06 chromosome D02, Gossypium_hirsutum_v2.1, whole genome shotgun sequence genome:
- the LOC107908116 gene encoding flowering-promoting factor 1, with product MSGPWCFNHKNGVVRLVENSGSDQRPKPEGKVLVHIPSNEVITSYEILKTKLLSLGWERYDGGDPDLFQFHKRSSIDLISLPKDFTKFKSVYMYDIVVKNPNMFMVMDK from the coding sequence atgagcgGTCCTTGGTGTTTCAACCACAAGAACGGTGTGGTTCGCCTGGTTGAAAACTCAGGTTCGGACCAAAGGCCGAAGCCCGAGGGCAAAGTACTTGTACACATTCCTTCTAACGAAGTGATCACTTCTTATGAGATTCTCAAGACTAAGTTGTTGTCTCTTGGTTGGGAAAGATACGACGGCGGTGACCCTGATCTTTTTCAGTTCCACAAAAGGTCATCCATCGATTTGATCTCTCTTCCTAAAGATTTTACCAAATTCAAGTCTGTTTACATGTATGACATTGTGGTCAAAAACCCTAACATGTTCATGGTTATGGATAAATGA